The following proteins are co-located in the Sporosarcina pasteurii genome:
- the kynA gene encoding tryptophan 2,3-dioxygenase: protein MDDKGIYTDFKEQMTYGEYLNLDHILSSQTRLSGHHDEMLFIVIHQVSELWMKLILHEITTAITAIQRDELPEAFKMLARVSRIQTQIIQAWDVLSTLTPAEYMEFRDSLGRASGFQSYQNRQIEFALGYKQPHILKIYEKDPALAATLKEAYEAPSIYDVSIKALAKAGFPINESLLKRDFSVTYTGDESVAAAWLKVYKDVDTYWDLYQLAEKLVDIEDSHQQWRFRHMKTVERIIGHKTGTGGSSGVSYLKSVLDHRFFPELWDVRTKL, encoded by the coding sequence ATGGATGATAAAGGGATTTATACGGATTTTAAAGAGCAGATGACGTACGGAGAATATCTCAATCTTGACCATATCCTTTCAAGTCAAACGCGCTTATCAGGTCATCACGATGAAATGTTGTTTATCGTCATTCATCAAGTGAGTGAATTATGGATGAAACTCATTTTGCATGAAATCACAACAGCTATTACGGCGATACAACGTGATGAATTACCTGAAGCGTTTAAAATGTTGGCACGTGTTTCTCGTATTCAAACGCAAATTATTCAAGCGTGGGATGTTTTATCGACGTTGACTCCCGCAGAATATATGGAATTTCGAGACAGTCTTGGGCGGGCCTCGGGATTCCAATCTTATCAAAATCGTCAAATTGAATTTGCGCTAGGCTATAAACAACCACATATTTTAAAAATTTACGAGAAAGATCCAGCACTTGCTGCTACATTAAAAGAGGCATATGAAGCACCGAGTATTTACGACGTGTCGATCAAAGCATTGGCAAAAGCAGGTTTTCCAATCAATGAATCCTTATTAAAAAGGGACTTCTCAGTGACCTACACAGGCGATGAGTCAGTTGCAGCTGCTTGGCTGAAGGTTTACAAAGACGTTGACACGTATTGGGATCTCTATCAACTTGCCGAAAAACTCGTAGATATTGAAGATAGTCACCAACAATGGCGTTTTCGCCATATGAAAACGGTTGAAAGGATTATTGGACATAAGACAGGAACAGGCGGTTCTTCCGGTGTTTCCTATTTAAAGTCTGTCCTTGACCATCGCTTTTTCCCAGAACTTTGGGATGTACGTACCAAACTATAA
- the kynB gene encoding arylformamidase — protein MTGDWIDISQPLHNGIAEWPGDTPFSYEVAFKKADTGSVNIGKLTTSTHIGTHIDAPFHFADDGEKVHELPIDTYIGRARVIDLSEAASIGRQELEAVDFGSAERILLKTGGRKDLTVFPELFTYLRADIAPLLQERGVRLIGIESPSVDPEQSKTLDAHHALYAHQIMILENIVLDDVVPGDYELIALPLPLHGADGSPVRAVIRAIKEVD, from the coding sequence ATGACCGGTGATTGGATTGATATTTCACAACCGCTACATAATGGGATTGCAGAATGGCCGGGAGATACGCCTTTTTCTTATGAAGTTGCTTTTAAAAAGGCAGATACGGGATCAGTTAATATTGGAAAATTAACGACGAGCACTCATATAGGTACACATATCGATGCCCCTTTTCATTTTGCAGATGACGGTGAAAAAGTGCATGAACTGCCGATTGACACGTATATTGGGCGGGCGCGTGTCATAGATTTATCGGAAGCTGCAAGTATTGGTCGTCAAGAATTGGAGGCAGTTGATTTTGGCAGTGCCGAACGGATATTATTGAAAACGGGTGGTCGTAAAGACTTAACGGTTTTCCCGGAACTCTTCACTTACTTGCGTGCCGATATTGCACCGTTACTTCAAGAACGTGGCGTCCGGCTAATCGGCATTGAGTCACCATCTGTTGACCCGGAGCAAAGTAAGACGCTGGATGCACATCATGCCTTATATGCACACCAAATTATGATTTTAGAAAATATCGTTTTGGATGACGTAGTGCCGGGAGATTATGAGTTGATTGCGTTGCCATTGCCACTCCATGGGGCTGATGGAAGTCCAGTTCGTGCCGTCATTCGGGCAATCAAAGAGGTGGACTAA
- the kynU gene encoding kynureninase, translating to MDKKTVEYARHLDEKDVLAHLREEFYLLEDKIYMDGNSLGLLSKRSEKVLLDLLHSWKSLGIDGWTEGRHPWFYLSESVGEKMAPLVGGQSNEVIATGSTTTNLHQLVATFYQPSGERTKILADELNFPSDIYALQSQLKLKGYDPEEHLVRVKSRDGRFLKEADIVDAMTDEVALIVLPSVLYRSGQVLDMAYLTQEAKKRGIPIGFDLCHSIGAIEHRLHEQDVDFAFWCTYKYLNGGPGSVGGLFVHEKHHGVLPGITGWFGSDKAVQFDMSHTMTPAQDASAFQIGTPHVLSLAPVIGALELFEEATIQRIREKSLRLTEYFLTLIDVELKGYGFTIGNPMDETRGGHILLEHQEAARICKALKAEGVIPDFRAPNGVRLAPVALYNTFEDVWKTVQILKQIVDEKRYERFENKRGVVA from the coding sequence ATGGATAAAAAAACAGTCGAGTATGCGCGACATTTGGATGAAAAAGATGTGTTGGCACATCTCAGGGAAGAGTTTTATCTTCTGGAAGACAAAATCTATATGGATGGGAATTCGCTCGGTTTATTGTCGAAGCGATCTGAAAAGGTCTTATTGGACTTGCTTCATTCTTGGAAAAGTCTCGGAATTGATGGGTGGACAGAAGGAAGACATCCATGGTTTTATTTATCTGAATCTGTCGGGGAGAAAATGGCGCCGCTTGTCGGGGGACAATCAAATGAAGTCATTGCAACCGGATCAACCACGACGAATTTACATCAGCTAGTCGCAACCTTTTATCAACCATCTGGAGAGCGTACTAAAATTCTTGCCGATGAACTTAATTTTCCATCAGATATTTATGCACTTCAAAGTCAATTGAAATTGAAGGGTTATGATCCAGAAGAACATCTGGTTCGTGTGAAAAGTCGGGATGGTCGATTTTTAAAAGAAGCGGATATTGTGGACGCCATGACTGATGAAGTAGCACTGATTGTATTACCTTCTGTGCTTTATCGGAGTGGGCAAGTGCTAGATATGGCTTATTTAACGCAAGAAGCCAAGAAACGAGGCATTCCGATTGGTTTTGATTTGTGCCATTCAATCGGTGCAATTGAGCATCGATTACATGAGCAAGACGTCGATTTCGCTTTTTGGTGCACGTATAAATATTTAAACGGGGGACCCGGTTCCGTTGGCGGTTTATTTGTCCATGAAAAACATCATGGCGTGTTACCAGGAATAACTGGTTGGTTTGGCTCCGATAAAGCGGTCCAGTTCGATATGTCGCATACGATGACACCTGCACAAGATGCAAGTGCTTTTCAAATTGGCACGCCACATGTATTAAGTTTAGCACCTGTTATTGGCGCTTTAGAGCTTTTTGAAGAAGCAACAATACAGCGGATTAGAGAGAAGTCTTTACGTTTAACAGAGTATTTTTTAACGCTCATTGATGTGGAATTAAAAGGGTATGGGTTCACCATTGGCAATCCAATGGATGAGACTCGTGGCGGTCATATTTTATTGGAACATCAAGAGGCGGCACGAATTTGTAAAGCTTTGAAAGCGGAAGGTGTCATTCCAGATTTCCGCGCGCCGAATGGGGTAAGGCTTGCACCCGTTGCCTTGTACAATACGTTTGAAGATGTTTGGAAAACAGTGCAAATCCTAAAACAGATAGTGGATGAAAAACGATATGAACGATTCGAAAATAAAAGGGGCGTAGTCGCATGA
- a CDS encoding response regulator transcription factor has product MIRIVIAEDQGMMLGALGSLIGMEEDMEVVGMAKNGEEAITLVKEQNPDVCIMDIEMPVKTGLDAAEELNDYPCKIIMLTTFARSGYFERARRAGVRGYLLKDSPIEELVTSIRLIMDGRRIYAPELVDIAFDDHGENPLTNRENEVLRLVAKGRTTKEIANELFLTPGTVRNYISTIFEKLEVSNRIEAISRYKEKGWFK; this is encoded by the coding sequence GTGATTCGCATCGTCATTGCAGAAGACCAAGGGATGATGTTAGGTGCCTTAGGGTCATTAATTGGAATGGAAGAAGATATGGAAGTCGTTGGGATGGCCAAAAACGGGGAAGAGGCCATCACACTTGTCAAAGAGCAGAATCCTGACGTTTGTATAATGGATATCGAAATGCCAGTTAAGACAGGATTAGATGCTGCAGAGGAATTAAATGATTACCCATGTAAAATCATCATGTTAACGACATTTGCGCGTTCGGGTTATTTTGAACGTGCACGAAGAGCTGGCGTTCGTGGCTATTTATTGAAAGATAGTCCAATTGAGGAATTGGTGACTTCCATTAGATTGATTATGGATGGGAGACGTATATATGCACCAGAACTTGTTGATATCGCTTTTGATGACCATGGGGAAAATCCATTAACGAATCGGGAGAATGAAGTGTTGAGGCTCGTGGCCAAAGGACGAACAACAAAAGAAATTGCGAATGAACTATTTTTAACACCAGGAACAGTACGAAATTACATATCTACAATTTTTGAGAAGTTAGAAGTGAGCAATCGAATTGAAGCCATCTCACGGTATAAGGAAAAAGGATGGTTTAAGTAA
- a CDS encoding sensor histidine kinase, with the protein MQHWYSLFPKNPWLSIYAWAVFCLLPFFFIFRSSSPIEIAIGITLLLLFFLSYRFSYRSKTGLVYMWVSFEMVINIAMTLLFGYVYLSIFIAFFIGNIRHPVGFFIIYGLHIALTIGAIVTGFFIEIELFLPQFHFILISVIGTVLLPFNLYNRNKREKLEGQLENARERIAELIILEERERIARDLHDILGQKLSLIGLKSDLAGRLVSKNTEAAEKELQDIRQTASAALKEVRDLVDDIRMTKLTDELIRVRQVLKAAEMTFTVKGDPQFTNIPPLVENVMSMCLKEAVTNVVKHSYASACYITFEQLPEEFSIRIQDDGIGIPSKGWNLPGNGLKGIRERLEFVNGQLEINSDKGTELLIRVPVILKQSKGGD; encoded by the coding sequence GTGCAGCATTGGTATAGTTTATTTCCAAAAAATCCATGGCTAAGTATTTACGCATGGGCCGTTTTTTGTTTATTACCTTTCTTTTTCATATTTCGTTCATCTTCTCCAATCGAAATCGCGATTGGAATTACATTACTGCTGTTGTTTTTCTTGTCATATCGATTTTCATACCGCTCTAAAACAGGCCTTGTGTATATGTGGGTCAGTTTCGAAATGGTCATCAACATTGCGATGACGCTACTATTTGGTTATGTCTATTTGTCTATATTTATCGCTTTCTTTATCGGGAATATTCGACATCCTGTTGGCTTTTTCATTATTTATGGATTACATATTGCGCTGACAATCGGTGCCATTGTGACAGGATTTTTCATTGAGATTGAATTGTTTTTACCACAATTTCACTTCATTTTAATATCGGTCATTGGCACAGTGCTGCTGCCATTTAATTTATATAATCGTAACAAGCGCGAAAAGTTGGAAGGGCAGCTGGAGAACGCACGGGAACGAATTGCAGAACTCATTATCTTGGAAGAGCGTGAACGGATTGCGCGCGATTTACATGATATTCTAGGGCAAAAGTTATCGCTTATTGGCCTGAAAAGTGATCTTGCCGGTCGATTAGTTTCTAAAAATACGGAAGCTGCCGAAAAAGAGTTACAGGATATTCGACAAACTGCTAGTGCAGCGCTCAAAGAAGTTCGCGATCTAGTAGACGATATACGGATGACAAAATTAACAGATGAGCTCATTCGTGTACGACAAGTACTGAAAGCGGCGGAGATGACGTTCACAGTAAAAGGGGACCCGCAGTTTACAAACATTCCGCCATTGGTTGAAAATGTTATGAGTATGTGTTTAAAAGAAGCGGTGACCAACGTTGTCAAGCATAGTTATGCATCGGCTTGTTATATTACATTTGAACAATTGCCTGAGGAATTCAGCATTCGTATACAAGACGATGGCATTGGCATTCCTTCGAAAGGTTGGAATCTCCCCGGTAACGGGTTAAAAGGAATTCGAGAACGGCTTGAGTTTGTCAACGGACAACTAGAAATTAATAGCGATAAGGGAACGGAATTACTAATCCGCGTCCCAGTCATACTTAAACAAAGTAAGGGAGGGGATTAA
- a CDS encoding fatty acid desaturase, protein MSKEKTRRLHKDVAPFAKSDTKKSVIQLVNTIPPFFLLWYLAYESLKISVWLMIPFAMLAAGFVVRMFIIFHDCTHGSFLRSRKANDVIGTITGVLTLFAYEKWKREHAIHHASSSNLDKRGVGDIWVMTIDEYLEASKWERFCYRLYRNPLVMFVLGPLYLVLISSRFNRKDARQKEKNNTYLTNLILVVLYTGMILLVGWQAFVIVQGTTMFVAGALGIWLFYIQHTFEDSYFEEESEWDYVKAAVEGSSYYKLPRVLQWVTGNIGFHHVHHLSPRVPNYNLEEAHNSTPPLHMATTITLKSSLESLKYKLYAPEKKHFVTFGEIKHLLQETSSKMDLKPKKTSFEGE, encoded by the coding sequence ATGAGTAAAGAAAAGACGAGAAGGTTGCATAAAGACGTGGCGCCTTTTGCAAAGTCAGACACAAAGAAAAGTGTGATTCAACTAGTAAATACAATTCCCCCATTTTTTCTACTATGGTACTTAGCCTATGAAAGCTTAAAAATCTCCGTTTGGTTAATGATTCCTTTTGCAATGTTGGCAGCAGGATTTGTTGTCCGGATGTTTATTATTTTCCATGATTGTACACATGGATCGTTTTTGAGAAGCAGAAAAGCAAACGATGTGATTGGTACGATAACAGGTGTCCTCACATTATTTGCCTATGAAAAGTGGAAGCGTGAACATGCAATTCACCATGCATCCAGCTCAAACCTTGATAAGCGAGGCGTTGGTGATATTTGGGTAATGACAATTGACGAGTACCTAGAAGCGTCAAAATGGGAGCGCTTCTGCTATCGACTTTATCGCAACCCTTTAGTCATGTTCGTGCTCGGACCACTATACTTAGTCCTAATCTCAAGTCGTTTTAACCGGAAAGATGCGAGACAGAAAGAAAAAAATAATACGTATTTAACAAATCTAATTCTAGTCGTATTATATACGGGCATGATTTTACTCGTAGGTTGGCAAGCGTTTGTCATTGTTCAAGGAACGACTATGTTTGTCGCAGGTGCACTCGGAATTTGGTTGTTCTACATTCAGCATACATTCGAAGATTCCTATTTCGAAGAGGAGTCCGAGTGGGATTATGTGAAGGCGGCTGTTGAAGGAAGCTCTTATTACAAATTACCGCGTGTGCTTCAGTGGGTGACAGGAAATATCGGTTTCCATCACGTCCACCATTTATCGCCAAGAGTTCCAAATTACAATTTGGAAGAAGCACATAACTCAACACCACCCCTTCATATGGCAACGACAATTACGCTAAAATCGAGCCTTGAATCATTAAAATACAAATTATATGCACCAGAAAAGAAACACTTTGTAACCTTTGGTGAAATCAAACACCTCCTTCAAGAAACAAGTTCAAAAATGGACTTAAAACCGAAAAAGACTAGTTTTGAAGGAGAGTAA
- a CDS encoding amidohydrolase codes for MLYIKNAKILTGTGDVVEGNFTVKDGKFEAIGSSVIIPEGAQCIDVSGKIITPGLIDVHTHLGVYEEGIGQEGHDFNETSSESTPQVRAIDGINPQEKGFEDARSFGVTTVQVMPGSANVIGGEMLVVKTVGNVVDEMIVKNPSGLKAATGENPKRFYGSKGKMPTTRMGLAARLREKLIEAQNYMNKRQKNECDRDLGLEHIAKVLNKEIPLRVHAHRADDIATVLRIQREFNIRLTIEHCTEGHQIADFIAKHDVRVSVGPTMSTRSKIELADKGWHTIVALANEGIPVSITTDHPVVGIEHLMTSAILAVKNGLTEEQALEAITLNAAKHIGVEDRVGSIEVGKDADFVVWNGDPFDLRSTVEATYIDGNKVYQK; via the coding sequence ATGTTGTACATAAAAAACGCAAAGATTTTAACTGGGACTGGCGATGTAGTTGAAGGGAATTTTACTGTAAAAGATGGAAAGTTCGAGGCAATTGGTTCATCCGTCATAATTCCAGAAGGTGCCCAATGTATTGATGTTAGTGGGAAAATTATTACACCGGGACTCATTGACGTACATACACATCTTGGCGTGTATGAAGAAGGTATTGGACAAGAAGGACATGATTTTAATGAAACAAGCTCAGAATCTACGCCTCAAGTGCGTGCAATTGACGGCATTAATCCGCAAGAAAAGGGATTTGAAGATGCGCGAAGTTTCGGGGTGACGACTGTTCAAGTTATGCCAGGCAGCGCTAATGTAATTGGCGGAGAAATGCTTGTGGTGAAAACAGTCGGGAACGTTGTAGATGAGATGATTGTCAAAAATCCGTCTGGCTTAAAAGCAGCAACTGGTGAGAATCCGAAACGGTTTTACGGAAGTAAAGGAAAAATGCCGACGACACGTATGGGATTGGCAGCAAGGCTTCGCGAGAAATTAATAGAAGCACAAAATTACATGAATAAACGTCAAAAGAATGAATGTGATCGTGATCTTGGACTAGAGCATATCGCGAAGGTACTCAATAAAGAAATTCCGTTACGCGTCCATGCACATCGAGCGGATGACATTGCGACTGTTCTGCGCATTCAAAGAGAATTTAATATCCGCCTAACTATCGAACATTGTACGGAAGGACATCAAATTGCGGATTTCATCGCCAAGCACGATGTACGTGTTTCGGTTGGACCAACGATGTCGACGCGTTCTAAAATAGAATTAGCGGATAAAGGGTGGCATACAATTGTTGCCCTAGCGAATGAAGGGATTCCCGTTTCAATTACAACGGACCATCCAGTCGTTGGAATCGAACATTTAATGACGAGTGCAATTCTTGCGGTTAAAAATGGATTGACGGAAGAACAAGCGCTTGAAGCAATTACTTTGAATGCCGCAAAACATATCGGCGTAGAAGACCGAGTCGGCTCGATTGAAGTCGGGAAAGATGCGGACTTTGTCGTTTGGAACGGAGACCCATTTGATCTTCGTTCAACCGTAGAGGCAACTTATATTGATGGGAATAAAGTTTATCAGAAATAA
- the ytxJ gene encoding bacillithiol system redox-active protein YtxJ, protein MKELVTVEEWKEVLEKSKDEPILLLKHSTTCPISTHAFNRFEAYETDIPKYWLKVRESRPVSNEIESDLGVTHQSPQAFILNKGEQVWNASHTVIMESEINRGLEAADLK, encoded by the coding sequence ATGAAAGAATTAGTAACTGTTGAAGAGTGGAAAGAAGTGTTAGAAAAATCTAAAGACGAGCCAATCCTACTATTAAAACATAGTACGACGTGCCCGATTAGTACGCATGCTTTTAACCGTTTTGAAGCGTATGAAACGGACATACCGAAATACTGGTTAAAAGTAAGAGAAAGTCGCCCAGTTTCAAATGAAATTGAAAGTGATTTAGGCGTTACTCACCAATCACCACAAGCATTTATTTTAAATAAAGGTGAACAAGTTTGGAATGCATCTCATACAGTCATTATGGAAAGTGAGATTAATAGAGGGCTAGAAGCAGCCGATTTAAAATAA
- a CDS encoding phosphatase PAP2 family protein, which produces MKGLSKNILIVLVIIVVSGSLFITMANLVGSGKIESFDLPIIRLVQGLEAPWLTVLFKTFTWIGSAKAVVPITIIVCFLLFFVYKHRQQAFVFAFSIVGTIALNELLKGHFKRARPEIYRIMDAGGYSFPSGHTMMAFSLYGMITYILWRNIKTVGGRVALLSFASFMAFMIATSRIYLGVHYPSDVVGGIAASTICVTISAIIYSACQHPRKNNETEST; this is translated from the coding sequence ATGAAAGGATTATCAAAAAACATTTTAATTGTACTTGTAATTATTGTTGTGAGTGGGAGTTTATTTATAACCATGGCCAACCTCGTTGGTAGCGGAAAAATTGAAAGCTTTGATTTACCAATTATTCGATTAGTCCAAGGACTAGAGGCACCTTGGCTAACGGTCCTTTTTAAAACATTCACTTGGATTGGTTCAGCCAAAGCCGTCGTTCCAATCACAATAATTGTTTGCTTTCTTTTATTTTTCGTTTATAAACATCGTCAGCAGGCATTTGTATTCGCCTTTTCAATTGTTGGAACGATTGCTTTAAATGAATTGCTGAAAGGTCATTTTAAAAGAGCACGCCCTGAAATATATCGAATTATGGATGCCGGTGGGTATAGTTTTCCGAGTGGTCATACAATGATGGCCTTTAGTTTATACGGAATGATTACCTATATTTTATGGCGCAATATTAAAACGGTAGGAGGCCGCGTTGCTCTCCTTTCATTTGCTTCGTTTATGGCCTTTATGATTGCCACTAGCCGTATTTACCTCGGTGTTCATTATCCAAGTGATGTTGTTGGTGGAATCGCAGCGAGCACAATATGTGTGACCATTAGCGCAATCATTTACAGCGCTTGTCAACATCCACGCAAAAACAACGAGACAGAATCCACGTAG
- a CDS encoding VOC family protein, whose amino-acid sequence MSNQKITPLLMFNGEAEEAMALYTSVFEDAKIESILHQENGEVQHGTFSINGQVFMTVDNSHGELVDFTPAMSLFVTCKRESEIDYTFQKLSEDGTIVIDLAETPFAVKFAWIIDRFGVSWQLQLEKSE is encoded by the coding sequence GTGTCCAATCAAAAAATTACCCCATTATTAATGTTCAATGGCGAAGCGGAAGAAGCGATGGCACTTTATACATCTGTTTTTGAGGATGCTAAAATCGAGAGTATATTACATCAAGAAAACGGGGAAGTGCAGCATGGAACGTTTTCTATTAACGGACAAGTTTTCATGACGGTGGACAACAGCCATGGCGAATTAGTCGATTTTACGCCTGCAATGTCTCTATTTGTGACTTGTAAGAGGGAAAGCGAAATTGATTACACATTTCAAAAGTTGTCTGAAGACGGAACGATTGTCATTGACTTAGCGGAAACCCCGTTTGCTGTAAAATTTGCTTGGATCATTGACAGGTTTGGCGTTTCCTGGCAATTGCAGCTTGAGAAGAGTGAGTAA
- a CDS encoding MGMT family protein encodes MKPFTKKVIALIQSIPYGQVATYGQIAKAAGSARAARQVSWILHSASEKYQLPWHRVINSKGEISLTASEQRVMLEMEGVEFSIHGKIDLSKYQWRCAN; translated from the coding sequence ATGAAACCATTCACAAAAAAAGTTATTGCACTGATTCAATCGATTCCATATGGTCAAGTCGCAACGTACGGACAAATTGCGAAAGCAGCAGGAAGTGCACGTGCTGCAAGGCAAGTCTCCTGGATTCTTCATTCAGCGAGCGAAAAATATCAATTACCGTGGCATCGGGTGATTAATTCAAAAGGAGAAATTTCCCTTACTGCAAGTGAACAACGGGTAATGCTTGAGATGGAAGGCGTCGAATTTTCAATCCACGGAAAAATCGATTTAAGTAAATACCAATGGCGATGCGCAAACTAA
- the mscL gene encoding large conductance mechanosensitive channel protein MscL, whose amino-acid sequence MWKDFKEFAFKGNVLDLAVAVVIGAAFGKIVSSLVENIIMPIVGALTGGIDLTGLNQKIRGVDITYGVFLQSVLDFLIVAFVIFLFIRLLAKFKRKEEVVEEEEEETIDAQEALLTEIRDLLKEQNANK is encoded by the coding sequence ATGTGGAAAGACTTTAAAGAATTTGCTTTTAAAGGAAATGTGTTGGACTTAGCGGTCGCCGTTGTGATTGGCGCAGCGTTTGGAAAAATTGTTTCCTCTCTCGTCGAAAATATTATTATGCCGATTGTTGGCGCTCTAACAGGCGGTATTGACTTAACCGGCCTCAATCAAAAAATAAGAGGCGTGGATATTACATACGGTGTATTTTTACAATCTGTCCTCGATTTCTTAATCGTTGCATTCGTCATCTTTTTATTCATTCGTTTACTCGCGAAGTTTAAACGTAAAGAAGAAGTCGTTGAGGAAGAAGAAGAAGAAACGATTGATGCACAAGAAGCTTTACTGACAGAAATCCGTGATTTATTAAAAGAACAAAACGCAAATAAGTAA
- a CDS encoding TldD/PmbA family protein yields the protein MLKNNEFQSKLLAEAKNAGFSEAEIYYEKSSSFHCTIFEGAIDSYETAEEGGIGFRGLYNGKMGYAYTEKVDDDSIAFLIHQAKENASILDEDDGTTIFEGSEQYNTHSFYNEALANVPNEEKIALIQSIEKKVLAYDPRIVTLNYCVIQDFSTERAIANDKGLSIDEKRNGLVVFVSAVAKDGEEMKTGSAVKMTRDFNSIDADVFTKEVAEEALSHLGEQSIPTKKYPVVMRHDASASLLSTFSPIYSAENTQKDQSLLKGKVGQTIASSAYTLVDDPSHPDSLRGTNFDGEGVATKKQTIVSEGKLETLFHNRKTAQKDGVETTGHARKSSYKGTLSVAPINLYIAPGLKSKEDLIASIQDGVLITGLAGLHSGANTISGDFSVAATGFHIQDGQITAPVKQMTIAGNYFDYLKQIEEVGADLEFSPGGYGSPSLLVKELSVTVDH from the coding sequence ATGTTGAAAAACAATGAATTTCAATCCAAATTATTAGCTGAAGCGAAGAACGCAGGTTTTTCGGAAGCTGAAATCTATTATGAAAAATCTTCTTCTTTTCACTGTACAATTTTTGAAGGCGCGATAGACAGTTATGAAACTGCCGAAGAGGGCGGAATCGGATTTCGTGGTTTGTATAACGGAAAAATGGGTTACGCCTACACTGAAAAAGTTGATGACGATTCCATTGCCTTTTTAATTCATCAAGCAAAAGAAAATGCATCCATTCTTGACGAGGATGACGGAACGACAATTTTCGAAGGAAGCGAGCAGTACAATACGCATTCTTTTTATAATGAAGCCTTAGCGAATGTACCAAACGAAGAAAAGATTGCGCTCATTCAGTCGATTGAAAAGAAAGTGCTGGCGTATGATCCAAGGATTGTCACGCTGAATTACTGTGTGATTCAAGATTTTTCTACAGAACGTGCGATTGCAAATGATAAAGGGTTATCGATAGATGAAAAGAGAAATGGGCTTGTCGTTTTTGTTTCGGCTGTTGCGAAAGATGGAGAAGAGATGAAAACGGGCAGTGCTGTTAAAATGACGCGCGATTTCAATTCGATCGATGCGGATGTATTTACAAAAGAGGTAGCTGAAGAGGCATTGTCACACCTCGGCGAGCAATCGATTCCGACGAAAAAGTATCCGGTCGTTATGCGCCATGATGCTTCAGCGTCCTTACTTTCAACATTTTCACCTATTTATTCAGCAGAAAATACGCAAAAAGACCAATCTTTATTAAAAGGAAAAGTTGGCCAGACGATTGCATCTTCCGCGTATACACTAGTGGACGACCCAAGTCACCCAGATTCCTTACGGGGAACAAACTTTGATGGTGAAGGGGTCGCTACGAAAAAGCAGACGATTGTATCAGAAGGAAAGTTGGAAACACTTTTCCATAATCGTAAAACCGCACAAAAAGACGGCGTTGAAACGACGGGGCATGCCCGTAAATCATCCTATAAAGGAACACTTTCAGTTGCGCCAATTAACTTGTACATTGCACCAGGCTTGAAAAGTAAAGAGGATTTAATTGCCTCGATTCAAGATGGTGTGCTCATTACAGGTTTAGCAGGTTTACATTCGGGCGCCAATACTATTTCTGGGGACTTTTCAGTGGCGGCAACAGGATTCCATATTCAAGACGGCCAAATTACTGCTCCTGTCAAACAGATGACGATTGCAGGGAACTATTTTGATTACTTAAAACAGATAGAAGAGGTTGGGGCAGATTTGGAGTTCTCCCCAGGTGGCTATGGTTCACCTTCTTTATTGGTCAAGGAACTTTCCGTCACAGTTGATCATTAA